A stretch of Ipomoea triloba cultivar NCNSP0323 chromosome 11, ASM357664v1 DNA encodes these proteins:
- the LOC115997308 gene encoding uncharacterized protein LOC115997308 produces the protein MWLPIILVLTMAVSTSQRSIRIDENGMKVETLLSPRFELEPGEVCDKFFYRVDFPKGHIAVKKFDAEIVDDEGNSIPLTETYMHHWIFARIMIPKGVEPRRETVKIVGNSGVCAQLPQHFGLGSETRKTDTHVPDPYGIEVGRPAPEGYEEGWLLNLHAIDTRGAVDKMGCTECRCELYNKTKEEVGDYPGGIICCFDGMRCRVKPGFDGGKRGLHLKYTVTYVDWNPSIVPVEIYIFDVADTLTWSDEIPGRHACRMEYQVDNACSAATPTNECVHSKRLTVSLPKGGDLIYGVAHQHSGALGSTLFGEDGRVLCNSLPIYGNGTEPGNEDGYLVGMSTCYPQPGSVKIAPNEKLTIISNYSNVHMHSGVMGYFYILVAEPLPESNPIFHSHHLPGRSGKGRFSSLE, from the exons ATGTGGCTACCAATAATCTTGGTGTTGACAATGGCCGTCTCTACTTCACAACGTAGCATAAGAATCGACGAGAATGGCATGAAAGTGGAGACATTGTTGTCTCCTAGGTTCGAGCTGGAACCAGGAGAGGTTTGCGACAAATTCTTTTACCGCGTAGACTTTCCCAAAGGCCACATCGCGGTGAAAAAATTCGACGCAGAAATAGTCGACGATGAAGGGAACTCAATCCCCCTTACTGAAACCTATATGCACCACTGGATTTTCGCGAGAATAATGATTCCCAAAGGCGTCGAGCCTCGAAGGGAGACAGTAAAAATTGTGGGAAACTCAGGGGTTTGCGCTCAACTCCCCCAACATTTCGGGCTCGGATCCGAGACAAGAAAAACCGACACACATGTTCCGGATCCTTATGGGATCGAAGTGGGTAGACCCGCGCCTGAGGGGTACGAGGAAGGGTGGCTGCTTAATTTACACGCGATTGATACCCGCGGCGCAGTGGATAAAATGGGGTGCACCGAGTGCCGGTGTGaactatataataaaactaaagaaGAGGTCGGGGATTATCCTGGAGGGATTATTTGTTGCTTTGATGGGATGAGATGTAGGGTGAAACCAGGGTTTGATGGTGGAAAGAGAGGGCTTCACTTGAAATATACTGTGACTTATGTTGATTGGAACCCCTCTATTGTGCCTGTCgagatttatatatttgatgtgGCTGATACTTTGACATGGTCTGATGAAATCCCCGGAAGACACGCTTGCAGG ATGGAGTACCAAGTTGATAATGCATGTTCTGCTGCTACGCCTACTAATGAATGTGTTCATTCCAAAAGGTTAACCGTAAGTTTGCCAAAAGGTGGGGATCTCATCTATGGTGTTGCTCACCAACACTCTGGAGCGCTTGGCTCTACCCTTTTTGGAGAG GATGGACGAGTTCTGTGCAACTCACTTCCAATATATGGAAACGGAACGGAACCAGGAAATGAAGACGGTTACCTTGTTGGAATGTCAACTTGTTACCCTCAACCTGGCTCAGTCAAGATTGCTCCAAATGAGAAGCTAACTATTATATCAAATTATAGCAATGTCCACATGCATTCAGGGGTCATGGGCtacttttacattttagttGCTGAGCCATTGCCAGAATCAAACCCCATTTTTCATTCCCACCACCTCCCTG GGAGATCTGGTAAAGGCCGGTTTTCAAGCTTGGAATGA